The Thermoplasmata archaeon DNA segment ACATCGACATCAACGAAGGCTCGGGAAAGGTCGAGGTGAAGATGACCCTGACCGCCCCCGGCTGCCCCGCCTCCGCGTACATGGGCGCGGACGTGAAGCGCAAGATCGAACAGCTGCCCGGCGTGAAGGAAGCGAACGTGGCCATCGTTTGGGAGCCGCCCTGGACGCCCGAAATGATGTCGGAAACCGCGAAGAAACAGTTCGGCTGGGGCCTGTGATTTCCTCCATAGGAATGCCCCACACGCGAAGGTCGATTCGAAGCGCGAAGGTTGATATCCTCTACGGGGTATCCCAGCTCTCCGTCGGCTCCTCGGGTGGCCCGATCCTTTGAGCGCGAAGCGTGCGAGCGAGGCGGATTCCCTCCGGCAGGCGCTCGGCGCCGTCCTGGAGGGTCTCACATTCTACGAACTCGCCCAGATCGTGTCCGCGGACACGCGGGTCAAGGTGACCTTCGAAGACCTCGGCCGTCGCAAGGCCGCGCAGCGCACACGGCTCGAGGCGCTCACCGGCCCCGCCGCCAAGGAGGCTGCGTTCTACCCGAACCTGTACCCCCTGGATGCGGTCTCGAAGGCCGAGTGCTACGTCTGCGGGCACGTCGTCGACACCCGCGACATGCCGAACCAGTGCCCCAAGTGCGGCACGGCGCGGTACACGTTCGAGAAGGAGATCGCGCTGACCAAGGCGTGGGAGATCGCCGCGGAGACGTCGCGCAAGTCCGCGGACCTGCTCCACGGCCTCGCGGCGAAGAGCACGGGCAAGCCAAGGGACCTGCTCGAGGCCCTGTCGAAGGAGGACCGAGCCCTGGCGGACGAGGCGGGGAACGAGCTCGCGGAGCTCCGCAGCTGATCGGAGCGGTGAGGTCATGCCCCGGCTCGCGAAGATGCCCCCCATTGAGGAACACCTGCACGCCTGCACGATGTGCGGGTACTGCGTACCCGTCTGTCCGGCGTACCAGGAGGCCGGGTGGGAGGGTGCCTCGCCCCGCGGCCGCGTGTTCGCCCTGCGGCAGTACGACAACCGCGGCCCCTTGGACCGTCTCCTGCGCCGGCACGTGAAGCCGGGCGAGGAGTTCGCCGCGAATTCCTGGGAGTGCACGGGCTGCGGGGCGTGCACCGAGGTGTGCCCGGTGGACATACCGTTCGATACCCTCTGGGATGAGGTAAAGGGTTGGATGGTCGAATCCGGCTACGGCCGCAAGGAACTCGAGCCGTACCTGCTCAACGTCCGGGAGAGCCACAACATCTACGGGAAGGATCCCCAGGAGCGCGGCGCATGGCTGCCGCCCGAGGCCGTCCAGTCGGAGAGCCCCGAGGTCGTGTTCTGGGTCGGCTGCGTGGCGAGCTACGAGAAGCAACAAATCGCGCGCGCGGTTATCAAGATCCTGAACGCCGCCAAGGTGACCTACAAGATTCTCGGCCCCGAAGAGTGGTGCTCGGGCGCGCCCCTCGCGAGGATGGGATACCAGAAGGAGGTCGAGAAGCAGATCATGCCCCATAACCTCGAGGCCGTCGCGCGGACGGGGGCGAAGGCCCTCGTGACCGCATGCGCGGAATGCTACCGCGCCTTCTACCGCGACTACCGAGAATGGGGCGGGAACGCCCCGTTCAGCGTCTACCATGTCTCCCACTTCGTCGAGAAGCTCGTGAGCGAGAAGCGCATCGCGTTCACGAAATCCCTGCCCCAGAGGATTGCATTCCACGACGCCTGCCACATGGGCCGCGTCTGCAACGGGTACGAGGCGCCCCGCCAGGCCCTGAAGTTCGTCAAGGACCTCAAGATCCTGGAGATGGTGCCCACCCGGGAGGACGCGCTCTGCTCCGGAGCCGGAGGCGGGTTCCCAGATGTCTACCCGGAGCAAGCCGCGAACGTCGGGTCCCGCCGGATCCAGGATGCGGTCGCGACCGGGGCGACGGCCCTCGTGACCACGTGCCCCCACGCGGAGCGGCACTTCGAGCAGATCGCGAAGCAGCGTAACATGCAGATGAGCATCGTGGATCTCGCCGAGACGATTGCTCAGGCCCTGTGACGGGCGGTCGCCGCCGCGGCTAGATCGTGAAGCTGAGGCCGCAGGAACAGGCGTGCTTGGCGTTCGGGTTCGTGATCTTGAACTGGCCGCCGAGGAGGTCTTCCTCGTAGTCTAGGGTGGACCCCTGGAGGTAGACCAGGCTCTTCGGATCGACGAATACCTTGGCGTCCTCCGCGGTGATGATCGTGTCCGTCGGCCGTGGGGTCTCCGCGAGGTCCATCCGGTACTGCATGCCGCTGCATCCGCCCGCGATGATCCGCAGGCGCAGGGCGGCTTCGGGGCGGTTCTCCTTCTGGCGCAGGTAGTGGATTCGCCGGACCGCGTTCGAGGTCACGATGACGCGCGGGGCTTCGGGAGAGGCCATCACGGAACTCGCTTCCCGGGCTCGCTACACGAAGCCACGACTTAAGTCTTCCGAGGTGGATTCTCCGTCTCCACCCGGTCGGACGCAGTTCTCAGGGTCGCGACCAAAGGTATATATAACATCGTTATACTGGAGAGACTCGGTCCCGTTCCCAGGGGGTCCATCATGGTTACCAAGACTAAGCTCCAGCAGGAGATGGCCGATCGCGAGTACAAGTACGGCTTCGTCTCCGACGTGGAGGAAGAGCGGATCCCCAAGGGCCTGAACGAGGACGTCATCCGCCTCATCTCCCAGAAGAAGGAGGAACCCGGCTGGATGCTCGAGTGGCGGCTCAAGGCGTACCGTCACTGGACCACGATGAAGGAGCCCCACTGGGCGAATGTCACGTACCCGCCCATCAACTACCAGGATATCATCTACTATGCCGCGCCGAAGCCCAAGAAGCCCGTGAAGAGCCTCGAGGACATCGATCCGGAGATCCGCAATCTGTACGGCAAGCTCGGCATCCCGCTCCAGGAGCAGGAGCGGCTCGCGGGCGTGGCGGTCGACGCGGTCCTCGACAGCGTCTCCGTCGGCACGACGTTCAAGAACAAGCTCGCGGACCTCGGGATCATCTTCTGCTCCTTCTCCGAGGCGGTCAAAGAGCACCCGGACTTGGTCAAGAAGTACCTCGGTTCCGTGGTCCCGTACAACGACAACTTCTTCGCCGCGCTGAACAGCGCGGTCTTCAGCGACGGTTCCTTCGCCTACGTGCCGAAGGGCGTTCGCTGCCCCATGGAGTTGTCCACATACTTCCGAATCAACGCGCAGGACACGGGTCAGTTCGAGCGCACCCTCATCGTGGCCGAGGAAGGCGCGTACGTCTCCTATTTGGAAGGTTGCACGGCCCCGATCCGGGACGAGAACCAGCTCCACGCCGCGGTGGTCGAACTCGTGGCCCTGGACGATGCCGAGGTCAAGTACAGCACGATCCAGAACTGGTACCCGGGCGACAAGCAGGGGAAGGGCGGCATCTACAACTTCGTCACGAAGCGCGGCAAGGCGCTCGGCGCGCGCTCGAAGATTTCCTGGACCCAGGTGGAGACGGGGAGCGCGATCACCTGGAAGTACCCGAGCTGCATCCTCCAGGGGGACGATTCGATCGGCGAGTTCTACTCCGTGGCCGTGGTGAACAACCGCCAGCAGGCCGACACCGGCACCAAGATGCACCACATCGGGAAGAACACCCGCAGTACGATCATCTCGAAGGGGATCTCGGCGGGGGAAGGGCAGAACACGTATCGGGGCATGGTCAAGATCCTCAAGGGCGCGACGGGTGCGCGGAACTACTCCCAGTGCGACTCCCTCCTGATCGGATCCCAATGCGGGGCCCACACGTTCCCGGACATCCAGGTCATGGAGCCCACGGCCCAGATGGAGCACGAGGCGAGCACGTCCAAGATCGGGGACGATCAGCTCTTCTACTGCCAGCAGCGCGGCATCACGCCCGAGGACGCGACGTCCATGATTGTGAACGGGTTCTGCAAGAAGATCTTCCTGAACCTCCCCATGGAGTTCGCGGTCGAGGCGCAGAAACTCATTTCCTACAGTCTTGCGTTGGAGGGGACCGTCGGCTGAGTGCCGACGCGGTTCCTCGGAAGGGCTAGCATGGCGTTGCTCGAGATCCGTAACCTGCACGCGCGCGTCGCGAACAAGGACATCCTACGCGGCATCGACATCGCGGTGAAGGCGGGGGAGGTCCACGCGATCATGGGGCCCAACGGCTCCGGGAAGACGACCCTCGCCCAGGTCCTCGCCGGTCGCCCGAACTACGAGGTCCTCTCGGGCCAGGTGCTGTTCCAGGGGAAGGACCTCCTTACGATGAAACCGGAAGACCGCGCGCGGGAAGGCATCTTCATGGCATTCCAGTATCCCGTGGAGATCCCCGGCGTCGGGAACGCCTACTTCCTCAAGGCGGCGGTGAACGCAATCCGGAAGCACCGCGGCCTCCCCGAGCTGGACGCGATGGAATTCCTCAATCTGATCCAGGACAAGATGAAACTCCTCGGACTCGACGAGAGCTACATGAAGCGCGGGCTCAACGAGGGCTTCTCCGGGGGCGAGAAGAAGCGGAACGAGATTTTCCAGATGGCCGTCCTCGAACCCAAGCTCGCGATCCTCGACGAGACGGACTCAGGCCTCGACATCGACGCGCTGCGCGTCGTGGCCAACGGCGTGAACTCGATGCGGACCAAGGAACGCGGCATGCTTGTGATCACGCACTACTCGCGCCTGCTCCACTACATCGTGCCGGACTTCGTGCACGTCCTCGCGGGAGGCCGCATCGTGAAGAGCGGCGGCAAGGAGCTCGCGGAGGAGCTCGAGAAGACCGGGTACGCCGGGTTGGGCCTCGACGAAGGTACGCCTGCCCCGACCCCTGCCGCGGTGGGCCACTGATCCCCGGGGGGATGAGCGTGTCGGTGACTGTGAGCCTAGCCGACCCGTACGTGGCGGAGTTCCAATCCTTCGCCCGGGCGATCGGCGATGCGGAGCCGTCGTGGCTCCGCAGTCTCCGCAAGGAGGCCGTCGGCGCCTTCCAGAAGGTCGGATTCCCGGGCGTCAAGGACGAGGACTGGAAGCACACGAACGTGGCGCCCGTCGTCCGCACGCCCTTCCGGTACGAACCCCAGGCCGAGCCACCCCGCATCCCGGGCGACCTGGTCGAGGCGTACACGTTCGGCGTGCTCAAGTGCAGCCAGCTGGTCTTCGTGAACGGCCACTTCGCGCCGAAGCTCTCCTACCTCCGCTGGCTCCCGGAAGGTGTCCGCATCCGGAGCCTGCAAGAGGTCATCCACTTCGACCCGAAGGCGGTTGAGCCGCACCTGGGGAAGTTCGCCTCGTTCGAGCGGCAGCCCTTCACGGCCTTGAACACCGCGTTCCTGCAGGACGGCGCCTTCGTCCATGTGCCCGAAGGCCGCATCGTCGAGGAGCCCATCCATCTCCTCTACGTCTCCACGTCCGTCGATCCCGCGGCGGTCTCCTACCCCCGGAACCTGATCCTCTTGGACGACAGGAGTCAGGCGACGGTTATCGAGTCGTATGTCGGCCTGGACAAGGGCGCGTACTTCACGAACGCGGTCACCGAGTTCCGCGTGGGAAAGGGTGCCGTCCTGGACCACTACAAGATGCAGCGGGAGAGCGAGGCCGCGTACCACTTCTCGAGCACGGGCCTCGTCCAGGCTCGCTCGAGCGCGGTCGCCTCCACCTCCCTGAACCTGGGCGGAGGTCTTGTCCGGAACGACGTGAACACACGCTTCGCGGACGAGGGTGGGAGCCTCGCGCTGAACGGCCTCTACCTGCTCCACGACGCGCAGCACTGCGAGAACCACACGTTCATCGACCATGCGAGGCCGAACTGCACGAGCCTCGAGCTGTTCAAGGGGATCTTGGACGCGCGCAGCCGTGGAATCTTCTACGGGAAGATCCTCGTCCGAAAAGACGCCCAGAAGACGAACGCGCGGCAGACGAACAAGAACCTCCTTCTGTCCAACGACGCGTTCGCCGATTCCACGCCCGGTCTGGAGATCCTCGCGGACGACGTGAAATGCAGTCACGGCTCCACGGTAGGCCAGCTCGACGAGAACGCGGTTTTCTATCTGCGCTCCCGCGGGATTGACGAAAGCTCAGCCCGCACCCTCCTCACGTACGCCTTCGCGGGGGAGATCATCAACCAGGTCAAGGTGGCCTCCATGCGGATCAAGCTCGACCAGCTCATCCTGTCCCGCTTGCCGGGCAGCGACGTGATCCAAGAGGCCTTATGAGGAGCCACACCGTTTCTCGGCCCGTGCCCATCCTCCGCGCGGAGGCGTTCTGATGGTCGACCTGCGCGAGCTGTACCAGGAGGTCATCCTGGACCACACGAAGAACCCGCGGAACTTCCACGCCCTCGCGGACGCGACGGCGAAGGCCACGGGTAACAATCCCCTGTGCGGGGACCGCGTGACCGTGTACCTGAAGATGGACGGGAACCGCATCGTCGACGCGGCGTTCCAGGGCCAAGGTTGCGCCATCTCCAAGTCTTCGGCGTCCCTGATGACCGAAGCGATCAGAGGCCGCACGAAGGCCGAGGCCGAGGCCCTGTTCGACCGCTTCCACGAAATGATCACGGGAACGCCTGCCCACGAGGCCGATTCGAAGGGCCTGGGCAAGCTCGCGGTCTTCCAGGGCGTGAGCGAGTTCCCCCTCCGGGTGAAGTGCGCGAGCCTCGCGTGGCACACCCTCAAGTCCGCCCTCGAGTCCAAGGAGGGCACGGTCACTCTGGAATGAGTGGACATCAAGGTTCAAGTAGGCACGCTCGCATCGAGACGGAGGAGTCCATGGCACGCGCCGCGAAGGTCCTGCTGAACGTCCCCGAGATCAAGAAGGACTTCCCGATCCTTCAGCGCAAGATGCGGGACAAGCCGCTGACGTACCTGGACAGCACGGCGACCTCCCAGAAGCCCCAGCAGGTCATCGACTCCATGGTGGATTACTACTCGCGCTACA contains these protein-coding regions:
- a CDS encoding metal-sulfur cluster assembly factor; translation: MPTKDDVITVLKKCYDPEIPINIYDLGLVYNIDINEGSGKVEVKMTLTAPGCPASAYMGADVKRKIEQLPGVKEANVAIVWEPPWTPEMMSETAKKQFGWGL
- a CDS encoding (Fe-S)-binding protein, with amino-acid sequence MPRLAKMPPIEEHLHACTMCGYCVPVCPAYQEAGWEGASPRGRVFALRQYDNRGPLDRLLRRHVKPGEEFAANSWECTGCGACTEVCPVDIPFDTLWDEVKGWMVESGYGRKELEPYLLNVRESHNIYGKDPQERGAWLPPEAVQSESPEVVFWVGCVASYEKQQIARAVIKILNAAKVTYKILGPEEWCSGAPLARMGYQKEVEKQIMPHNLEAVARTGAKALVTACAECYRAFYRDYREWGGNAPFSVYHVSHFVEKLVSEKRIAFTKSLPQRIAFHDACHMGRVCNGYEAPRQALKFVKDLKILEMVPTREDALCSGAGGGFPDVYPEQAANVGSRRIQDAVATGATALVTTCPHAERHFEQIAKQRNMQMSIVDLAETIAQAL
- a CDS encoding iron-sulfur cluster assembly accessory protein; the protein is MASPEAPRVIVTSNAVRRIHYLRQKENRPEAALRLRIIAGGCSGMQYRMDLAETPRPTDTIITAEDAKVFVDPKSLVYLQGSTLDYEEDLLGGQFKITNPNAKHACSCGLSFTI
- the sufB gene encoding Fe-S cluster assembly protein SufB, which encodes MVTKTKLQQEMADREYKYGFVSDVEEERIPKGLNEDVIRLISQKKEEPGWMLEWRLKAYRHWTTMKEPHWANVTYPPINYQDIIYYAAPKPKKPVKSLEDIDPEIRNLYGKLGIPLQEQERLAGVAVDAVLDSVSVGTTFKNKLADLGIIFCSFSEAVKEHPDLVKKYLGSVVPYNDNFFAALNSAVFSDGSFAYVPKGVRCPMELSTYFRINAQDTGQFERTLIVAEEGAYVSYLEGCTAPIRDENQLHAAVVELVALDDAEVKYSTIQNWYPGDKQGKGGIYNFVTKRGKALGARSKISWTQVETGSAITWKYPSCILQGDDSIGEFYSVAVVNNRQQADTGTKMHHIGKNTRSTIISKGISAGEGQNTYRGMVKILKGATGARNYSQCDSLLIGSQCGAHTFPDIQVMEPTAQMEHEASTSKIGDDQLFYCQQRGITPEDATSMIVNGFCKKIFLNLPMEFAVEAQKLISYSLALEGTVG
- the sufC gene encoding Fe-S cluster assembly ATPase SufC, which produces MALLEIRNLHARVANKDILRGIDIAVKAGEVHAIMGPNGSGKTTLAQVLAGRPNYEVLSGQVLFQGKDLLTMKPEDRAREGIFMAFQYPVEIPGVGNAYFLKAAVNAIRKHRGLPELDAMEFLNLIQDKMKLLGLDESYMKRGLNEGFSGGEKKRNEIFQMAVLEPKLAILDETDSGLDIDALRVVANGVNSMRTKERGMLVITHYSRLLHYIVPDFVHVLAGGRIVKSGGKELAEELEKTGYAGLGLDEGTPAPTPAAVGH
- the sufD gene encoding Fe-S cluster assembly protein SufD, which gives rise to MSVTVSLADPYVAEFQSFARAIGDAEPSWLRSLRKEAVGAFQKVGFPGVKDEDWKHTNVAPVVRTPFRYEPQAEPPRIPGDLVEAYTFGVLKCSQLVFVNGHFAPKLSYLRWLPEGVRIRSLQEVIHFDPKAVEPHLGKFASFERQPFTALNTAFLQDGAFVHVPEGRIVEEPIHLLYVSTSVDPAAVSYPRNLILLDDRSQATVIESYVGLDKGAYFTNAVTEFRVGKGAVLDHYKMQRESEAAYHFSSTGLVQARSSAVASTSLNLGGGLVRNDVNTRFADEGGSLALNGLYLLHDAQHCENHTFIDHARPNCTSLELFKGILDARSRGIFYGKILVRKDAQKTNARQTNKNLLLSNDAFADSTPGLEILADDVKCSHGSTVGQLDENAVFYLRSRGIDESSARTLLTYAFAGEIINQVKVASMRIKLDQLILSRLPGSDVIQEAL
- a CDS encoding SUF system NifU family Fe-S cluster assembly protein → MVDLRELYQEVILDHTKNPRNFHALADATAKATGNNPLCGDRVTVYLKMDGNRIVDAAFQGQGCAISKSSASLMTEAIRGRTKAEAEALFDRFHEMITGTPAHEADSKGLGKLAVFQGVSEFPLRVKCASLAWHTLKSALESKEGTVTLE